A part of Aegilops tauschii subsp. strangulata cultivar AL8/78 chromosome 2, Aet v6.0, whole genome shotgun sequence genomic DNA contains:
- the LOC109747182 gene encoding formin-like protein 2 — MLDACKPAIMSNLGRRHRLPRLFFIVSFAVLLFSVGGNGEERGDQADGGGGAGSFRLLLGIGALGSRPLRRQHHGHAVAPAPAPAPALAPAPAPAKGRAHLPLLHKNARLPDPVPGKVAHRRNGTAHSPRDGGGGHDHDGKKSMQLVIVAAAAALSGALVVLLVVLVVFLTCRKFQRRRDGAEQSGATNKVSFDPGPSLLYLDAVKPYIEATHDDAEAPGTVVAGPKDDVPKREEEIDAGACSEDDGAGSVHSSCCFNSSHFSYSELRDTKSGQADGVSPSPSARSRRRSSAPTTPADKMKAASPYSPQCPRTPGNEERVCRAHSPSSSDSAARLFLDHELRRTRGSLSFPGVQSSSTRQPKETKGEAGSVRSDAASGMTVPPPPPPPPPPPLVPACGPGVVPPPPPPPPPLLILKEQNFRRSGGPGLPPPPAPPGMLRQSAPLGKNGATLPKLKPLHWDKVRQAPNRRMVWDRIRSSSFELDEQMIESLFLYNSRLSAKHEEAQSRSPSLGNHVLDPKRLQNITILMKAVNATAEQIYAALLHGNGLSVQQLEALIKMAPTKEEVEKLSGYDGDVESLVPAERLLKAVLTIPCAFARVEAMLYRETFADEVGHIRKSFAMLEDACRELMSSKLFMKLLEAVLKTGNRMNVGTARGGAMAFKLDTLLKLADVKGADGKTTLLHFVVQEMTRSQKSPTRAAEGTDIGTGLAAELTNVKKTATVDLDVLTTSVSSLSQGISRIKELVGSGLSGDERNGRFVAFMAPFVSHAEEVIRELEDGERRVLGHVRDITEYYHGDVGKDEASPLRIFVIVRDFLGMLERVCKEVRGVKNFHAWNPVPNNV, encoded by the exons ATGCTTGATGCCTGCAAGCCTGCAATCATGTCCAATCTCGGTAGACGCCACCGCCTGccgcgcctcttcttcatcgtgtCCTTCGCCGTGCTTCTCTTCTCGGTAGGCGGCAACGGCGAGGAGAGGGGAGATCAGGctgatggtggtggtggcgctGGCAGCTTTCGATTGCTGCTTGGCATCGGTGCTCTGGGCTCGAGGCCATTGCGGAGGCAGCATCACGGCCATGCCGTCGCTCCCGCTcccgctccggctccggctctcgcacCGGCACCGGCACCGGCCAAGGGTCGTGCCCACTTGCCGCTGCTCCATAAGAACGCGCGCCTCCCGGACCCCGTCCCCGGGAAAGTCGCCCACAGGAGAAACGGCACGGCGCACAGCCCGCGCGACGGGGGAGGTGGGCACGACCACGATGGCAAGAAAAGCATGCAGCTCGTCATTGTGGCCGCCGCCGCGGCGCTCTCCGGCGCGCTGGTAGTGCTCCTTGTCGTCCTTGTGGTGTTCCTCACGTGCAGGAAGTTCCAGAGGAGGCGCGACGGGGCTGAGCAGAGCGGCGCCACTAACAAGGTGAGCTTCGACCCTGGTCCCAGCCTGCTCTACCTGGACGCCGTCAAGCCGTACATCGAGGCCACGCACGACGACGCCGAGGCGCCGGGGACGGTCGTGGCCGGACCGAAAGATGACGTACCGAAGCGTGAAGAAGAAATTGATGCCGGAGCTTGCTCCGAAGATGACGGCGCCGGGTCGGTCCATTCGTCGTGCTGCTTCAACTCCTCGCACTTCTCCTACTCCGAGCTCCGGGACACAAAGTCCGGTCAGGCCGACGGCGTGTCGCCGTCACCTTCCGCGCGGTCAAGACGGCGGAGCTCTGCCCCTACGACGCCCGCGGATAAAATGAAGGCCGCGAGTCCTTATTCGCCGCAATGCCCGCGCACGCCCGGGAACGAGGAGCGAGTGTGCCGCGCCCACTCCCCGAGCTCGTCGGACTCAGCAGCGCGGCTGTTCTTGGATCATGAGCTCCGGCGAACCCGCGGTTCATTAAGCTTTCCAGGagtgcagagcagcagcacgCGCCAACCAAAGGAGACAAAAGGAGAGGCAGGAAGCGTGCGCTCGGACGCTGCAAGTGGCATGACGgtgccaccaccacctcctcctccaccaccgccgccgctggtgccggCTTGTGGTCCGGGTGTTgtaccaccaccgccgccgccacccccaccGCTGCTAATACTGAAGGAGCAGAATTTTCGGAGAAGTGGTGGCCCGGGTctaccgccgccgcccgcgccgccgggcATGCTGAGGCAGAGCGCGCCGCTGGGGAAGAATGGCGCAACGCTGCCTAAGCTGAAGCCTCTGCACTGGGACAAGGTGCGCCAGGCGCCCAACCGCCGGATGGTGTGGGACAGAATCCGATCGAGCTCATTCGA ATTGGACGAGCAGATGATCGAGTCGCTGTTCCTGTACAACTCGAGGCTCTCGGCGAAGCACGAGGAGGCTCAGAGCCGGAGCCCCTCCCTCGGCAACCATGTCTTGGACCCCAAGCGGCTGCagaacatcaccatcctcatgaAGGCGGTGAACGCCACCGCCGAGCAAATCTACGCCGCGCTGCTGCACG GGAACGGCCTGTCGGTGCAACAACTGGAAGCGCTCATCAAGATGGCGCCGACCAAGGAGGAGGTGGAAAAGCTCTCCGGCTACGACGGCGACGTCGAGAGCCTGGTCCCGGCGGAGAGGCTCCTCAAGGCGGTGCTCACAATACCCTGCGCCTTCGCACGAGTCGAGGCGATGCTGTACCGCGAGACCTTCGCCGACGAGGTTGGCCACATCAGGAAGTCCTTCGCCATGCTCGAG GACGCGTGCAGGGAGCTGATGTCGAGCAAGCTGTTCATGAAGTTGCTGGAGGCCGTGCTCAAGACAGGGAACCGGATGAACGTCGGgacggcgcggggcggcgccATGGCGTTCAAGCTCGACACGCTGCTCAAGCTCGCCGACGTCAAGGGCGCCGACGGGAAGACCACGCTGCTGCATTTCGTGGTACAGGAAATGACGCGGTCGCAGAAGTCGCCGACGCGCGCGGCCGAGGGGACAGACATCGGCACCGGCCTGGCCGCCGAGCTCACCAACGTCAAGAAGACGGCGACCGTGGACCTGGACGTGCTCACCACGTCGGTCTCCAGCCTGTCGCAGGGCATCTCCCGGATCAAGGAGCTGGTGGGGAGCGGCCTCTCCGGCGACGAGAGGAACGGCCGCTTCGTCGCCTTCATGGCGCCGTTCGTCAGCCACGCCGAGGAGGTGATCCGGGAGCTGGAGGACGGCGAGCGCCGGGTGCTGGGCCACGTCAGGGACATCACCGAGTACTACCACGGCGACGTCGGCAAGGACGAGGCGAGCCCGCTCAGGATCTTCGTCATCGTCAGGGACTTCCTGGGGATGCTGGAGAGGGTGTGCAAGGAGGTCAGGGGGGTCAAGAATTTCCATGCTTGGAATCCTGTTCCGAATAATGTATGA